Proteins found in one Methylobacterium sp. CB376 genomic segment:
- a CDS encoding branched-chain amino acid ABC transporter ATP-binding protein/permease translates to MTRTDRLALPLLALALVVLPLGLQGLGLTLTTATDVVVFAVACLGLNILVGQTGLVSFGHGAFLGLGAYAAAISQRALFPGGLVAPAVFALAFVALAALLVGLLILRRRGVYFSLLTLALSALTFTVAYRWTALTGGESGFGGVVRPSLLGIDLDAPATWYACVAVVGFAVLCGLARLRRSAVGSVLEAIRENEQRARFLGYPTARYKLLAFTISAAVTGLAGVLEVFTHRFASAEPLGTAFSGELLAMVVIGGMRSLAGPAIGALFFILFRELLSIWTGDWLFWFGLLFIGFILFSPDGLVGIGRRVLRLIRPAPSEDAAMAGRRAGAPENLPGFLRPDGAVAGAILRASGIAKRFGGIRAVEDVSIAVRDRTLHALIGPNGAGKTTAFNLISGMFRPDAGDVTLEERSIAGLAPERICRAGLGRSFQITNLFPALSVEENVRLAVQSRHPGRFNPWRDARRDRAVAAETAEILRWLGLAGLERTEAGSLSYGGQRLLDMGVALATKPRVLLLDEPLAGLAAAERGRIGDIIKRVSTEVPVLMVEHDIDRVFQIADAVTVMNEGRVLVDGTVEEARTSPAVQEVYIGSGTAAIAAKPRPSAAGGGTLLSLDQVDTFYGKSHILNGVTFAVHENEIVALLGRNGAGKSTCLKTVTGIAPHAAGRIRLAGESLDGRSAAAIARAGIGYVPQGRGLFAGMSVAENLELGRLRRRTGHGVHWDEERILAYFPRLRERWRTPADYLSGGEQQMVAVARALSGDTRVLLLDEPFEGLAPAIVESLFETFDALRREVSIVIVDHNLDLALALSDRTVALERGRVMHVGPSRALRDDLALRRQVLWL, encoded by the coding sequence ATGACCCGCACCGATCGGCTCGCGCTCCCCCTCCTGGCGCTCGCCCTCGTCGTCCTGCCGCTCGGCCTGCAGGGGCTCGGCCTCACCCTGACCACGGCCACCGACGTGGTGGTCTTCGCGGTGGCCTGCCTGGGCCTCAACATCCTGGTCGGGCAGACCGGCCTCGTCTCCTTCGGGCACGGCGCCTTCTTAGGCCTCGGCGCCTACGCGGCGGCGATCAGCCAGCGCGCCCTCTTCCCCGGCGGCCTCGTCGCGCCGGCCGTCTTCGCCCTCGCCTTCGTGGCCCTCGCCGCCCTCCTCGTCGGCCTGCTGATCCTGCGCCGCCGGGGCGTCTACTTCTCGCTGCTGACGCTGGCCCTCTCGGCGCTGACCTTCACGGTGGCCTATCGCTGGACGGCGCTGACCGGGGGCGAGAGCGGCTTCGGCGGCGTGGTGCGGCCCTCCCTGCTCGGCATCGACCTCGACGCCCCGGCGACGTGGTACGCCTGCGTGGCGGTCGTCGGCTTCGCGGTGCTCTGCGGGCTCGCGCGGCTGCGCCGCTCGGCGGTCGGCAGCGTGCTGGAGGCGATCCGCGAGAACGAGCAGCGGGCCCGCTTCCTCGGCTACCCCACCGCCCGCTACAAGCTCCTCGCCTTCACGATCTCGGCGGCGGTGACGGGCCTCGCGGGCGTGCTCGAGGTCTTCACCCACCGCTTCGCCTCGGCCGAGCCGCTCGGCACCGCCTTCTCGGGCGAACTCCTCGCCATGGTGGTGATCGGGGGCATGCGCAGCCTCGCCGGCCCGGCGATCGGCGCGCTGTTCTTCATCCTGTTTCGGGAACTGCTCTCGATCTGGACCGGCGACTGGCTGTTCTGGTTCGGCCTCCTGTTCATCGGCTTCATCCTGTTCTCGCCGGACGGGCTCGTCGGCATCGGCCGGCGGGTGCTGCGCCTGATCCGGCCGGCCCCGAGCGAGGACGCCGCGATGGCCGGCCGGCGGGCCGGCGCCCCCGAGAACCTGCCCGGCTTCCTGCGCCCGGACGGGGCGGTCGCGGGCGCGATCCTGCGGGCGAGCGGCATCGCCAAGCGCTTCGGCGGCATCCGGGCGGTGGAGGACGTCTCGATCGCGGTGCGCGACCGGACGCTGCACGCCCTGATCGGCCCGAACGGCGCCGGCAAGACCACGGCCTTCAACCTGATCTCCGGGATGTTCCGGCCCGATGCCGGCGACGTGACCCTGGAGGAGCGCTCGATCGCGGGGCTCGCCCCCGAGCGGATCTGCCGGGCCGGCCTCGGCCGCTCCTTCCAGATCACCAACCTGTTTCCGGCGCTGAGCGTCGAGGAGAATGTCCGCCTCGCGGTCCAGAGCCGGCATCCCGGCCGCTTCAATCCCTGGCGCGACGCCCGCCGGGACCGGGCGGTGGCCGCGGAGACGGCCGAGATCCTGCGCTGGCTCGGCCTCGCGGGGCTGGAGCGGACGGAGGCCGGCTCCCTCTCCTACGGCGGCCAGCGCCTCCTCGACATGGGAGTGGCGCTCGCCACCAAGCCCCGCGTGCTCCTCCTCGACGAGCCGCTCGCCGGCCTCGCGGCGGCCGAGCGCGGGCGCATCGGCGACATCATCAAGCGGGTCTCGACGGAGGTGCCGGTCTTGATGGTCGAGCACGACATCGACCGGGTCTTCCAGATCGCCGACGCCGTCACGGTGATGAACGAGGGCCGCGTCCTCGTCGACGGCACCGTCGAGGAGGCCCGCACCAGCCCGGCGGTGCAGGAGGTTTATATCGGCTCGGGCACCGCCGCGATCGCCGCCAAGCCCCGCCCGAGCGCCGCGGGCGGAGGCACGCTCCTCTCCCTTGATCAGGTCGACACGTTCTACGGCAAGAGCCACATCCTCAACGGCGTCACCTTCGCGGTGCACGAGAACGAGATCGTGGCGCTGCTCGGCCGCAACGGCGCCGGCAAGTCGACCTGCCTCAAGACGGTCACCGGGATCGCGCCCCACGCCGCCGGCCGGATCCGCCTCGCCGGCGAGAGCCTCGACGGGCGCTCGGCCGCCGCCATCGCCCGGGCCGGCATCGGCTACGTGCCGCAGGGCAGGGGGCTCTTCGCGGGCATGAGCGTCGCGGAGAATCTCGAACTCGGCCGGCTGCGGCGGCGCACCGGGCACGGCGTGCACTGGGACGAGGAGCGCATCCTCGCCTATTTCCCGCGCCTGCGCGAGCGCTGGCGCACCCCCGCCGACTACCTGTCGGGCGGCGAGCAGCAGATGGTGGCGGTGGCCCGCGCCCTCTCGGGCGACACCCGCGTGCTCCTGCTCGACGAGCCCTTCGAGGGCTTGGCGCCGGCGATCGTCGAGAGCCTGTTCGAGACCTTCGACGCCCTGCGCCGCGAGGTCTCGATCGTCATCGTCGACCACAACCTCGACCTCGCCCTGGCGCTCTCCGACCGGACCGTCGCGCTGGAGCGCGGCCGCGTCATGCATGTCGGCCCGTCGCGCGCGCTGCGCGACGACTTGGCCCTGCGCCGCCAGGTGCTGTGGCTGTAA
- a CDS encoding branched-chain amino acid ABC transporter permease, with protein sequence MLLTLAVEQVVNGLFLGAIYLLIALGLSLIFSLGGIVNLAHGAFFAVGAYLTIVLSPSLGFSGAILAAPLLVGIIGLAAERLLFRRFYRSDPILSLLLTFGLAMVAEQALRMIFGAPPLPYGIPQALRGQVFLGDFILSRYRLTILAAVVAAVAAVWFLLQRTTFGRVVRAGVQNPDMVAALGISLKPYMAAVVFISVALAGLAGVMLAPITGVHPAMGAEVLTGAFVVVVIGGLGSFWGVVVAALIVGVVRGLMVLVYPGFAEAAIYALMALILLVRPRGLFGERILRFE encoded by the coding sequence ATGCTCCTCACCCTCGCCGTCGAGCAGGTCGTGAACGGCCTGTTCCTGGGAGCGATCTACCTCCTGATCGCGCTCGGCCTGTCGCTGATCTTCAGCCTCGGCGGCATCGTGAACCTCGCGCACGGGGCGTTCTTCGCCGTCGGCGCCTACCTCACCATCGTGCTCTCGCCGAGCCTCGGCTTCTCCGGCGCGATCCTCGCCGCGCCGCTCCTCGTCGGGATCATCGGCCTCGCGGCCGAGCGGCTGCTCTTCCGCCGCTTCTACCGCTCCGACCCGATCCTCTCGCTCCTCCTGACCTTCGGCCTCGCCATGGTGGCCGAGCAGGCCCTGCGCATGATCTTCGGCGCGCCGCCGCTGCCCTACGGGATCCCGCAGGCGCTGCGCGGACAGGTCTTCCTGGGCGACTTCATCCTCTCCCGCTACCGGCTGACCATCCTCGCCGCCGTGGTGGCGGCGGTCGCCGCCGTCTGGTTCCTCCTGCAGCGCACCACCTTCGGGCGCGTGGTGCGGGCCGGGGTGCAGAATCCCGACATGGTCGCGGCGCTCGGCATCTCGCTCAAGCCCTACATGGCGGCGGTGGTGTTCATCAGCGTCGCGCTCGCGGGGCTCGCGGGCGTGATGCTGGCGCCGATCACGGGCGTGCACCCGGCCATGGGCGCGGAGGTGCTCACCGGCGCCTTCGTGGTCGTGGTGATCGGCGGCCTCGGCTCGTTCTGGGGCGTGGTCGTGGCGGCCCTGATCGTCGGCGTGGTGCGCGGCCTGATGGTCCTCGTCTATCCGGGCTTCGCCGAGGCCGCGATCTACGCGCTCATGGCCCTCATCCTGCTCGTCCGGCCGCGCGGCCTGTTCGGCGAGCGCATCCTGCGCTTCGAGTAG
- a CDS encoding ABC transporter substrate-binding protein has protein sequence MTQGMKPTRRLLVQGGLAAGAALAMPAIGRAQEGPIRIGHLTPRTGFLGPLGEYAVMAAQLATEEINAAGGINGRRIELLTEDSVNPQTASSKAERYVERDKVAAIVGEISSASALAIGQVAQRGRTPFFNTGANSDALRGQDCKRFMFHIEGANSMYVKAVGRSLVQEGLVKGKRWYSLTADYAFGHDLLRVAKGFMQGNGGSFAADELVPTDATDFSAYLIKIRQAKPDLVISNLAGNQITNFLKQYAEYGLPFPIAGFGFDTALAWGAGAGNFAGTWPCLWHHKVDTPSAKAFVAAFTKKYGKPPENQAWGDYNGIRIVAQAIREAKSTEGPALVSYLEGGAKFDVQKPRPGYFRARDHQLISEMYAITALPADKVKDKWDIFSSSPALPGPNEDLEVLAPTAEEAACKMEG, from the coding sequence ATGACGCAGGGCATGAAGCCGACGCGCCGCCTCCTCGTGCAGGGAGGCTTGGCGGCGGGCGCGGCGCTCGCGATGCCGGCCATCGGGCGGGCGCAGGAGGGGCCGATCCGCATCGGTCACCTGACGCCGCGCACGGGCTTCCTCGGGCCGCTCGGCGAGTACGCCGTGATGGCGGCCCAGCTCGCCACCGAGGAGATCAACGCCGCGGGCGGCATCAACGGCCGCCGGATCGAACTCCTCACCGAGGATTCGGTGAATCCCCAGACCGCCTCCAGCAAGGCCGAGCGCTACGTCGAGCGCGACAAGGTCGCGGCCATCGTCGGCGAGATCTCCTCCGCCTCGGCCCTCGCCATCGGGCAGGTGGCGCAGCGCGGTCGCACCCCCTTCTTCAACACCGGGGCGAACTCCGACGCGCTGCGCGGCCAGGATTGCAAGCGCTTCATGTTCCACATCGAGGGCGCCAACTCGATGTACGTGAAGGCGGTCGGCCGCTCGCTGGTCCAGGAGGGGCTGGTGAAGGGCAAGCGCTGGTACTCGCTCACCGCCGACTACGCCTTCGGGCACGACCTCCTGCGCGTCGCCAAGGGGTTCATGCAGGGCAACGGCGGCAGCTTCGCCGCGGACGAGCTCGTGCCGACCGACGCCACCGACTTCTCCGCCTACCTGATCAAGATCCGGCAGGCCAAACCCGACCTCGTGATCTCGAACCTCGCCGGCAACCAGATCACCAACTTCCTCAAGCAGTACGCCGAGTACGGACTGCCCTTCCCGATCGCGGGCTTCGGCTTCGACACCGCGCTCGCCTGGGGCGCGGGCGCGGGCAACTTCGCCGGCACCTGGCCCTGCCTGTGGCACCACAAGGTCGACACGCCCTCCGCCAAGGCCTTCGTGGCCGCCTTCACCAAGAAGTACGGCAAGCCGCCCGAGAACCAGGCCTGGGGCGACTACAACGGCATCCGCATCGTCGCCCAGGCGATCCGCGAGGCGAAGTCGACCGAGGGGCCGGCCCTGGTCTCCTACCTGGAGGGCGGCGCCAAGTTCGACGTGCAGAAGCCGCGCCCCGGCTATTTCCGCGCCCGCGACCACCAGCTGATCAGCGAGATGTACGCGATCACCGCGCTGCCGGCCGACAAGGTCAAGGACAAGTGGGACATCTTCTCGTCCTCGCCGGCCCTGCCGGGGCCGAACGAGGACCTGGAGGTGCTGGCCCCGACCGCCGAGGAGGCCGCCTGCAAGATGGAGGGGTGA
- a CDS encoding GntR family transcriptional regulator, which yields MDGAIARIGRMERATLGDRVYAELRGLLIAGELAPGERLSLRRVAAELGTSMMPVREAVSRLAADRALEVLPNRSVRVPLMDAGQFRELTRVRVVVEGFAAEEAARARTEADLAAVALQDALFRAEARAASPNFERAVRANKDLHFAVYAAARMPTLLAIIEGLWLRVGPVLNLDMRVSGQRLAEGAAERHHAALVAAIRARDGAAARAALVADVEGAAAFIAGSGRLPEERRE from the coding sequence GTGGACGGGGCCATCGCCAGGATCGGCCGAATGGAGCGCGCGACGCTGGGCGACCGCGTCTACGCCGAGCTGCGCGGGCTCCTGATCGCCGGGGAACTCGCGCCGGGCGAGCGGCTGTCCCTGCGCCGCGTCGCCGCCGAACTCGGCACCTCGATGATGCCGGTGCGCGAGGCGGTGTCGCGGCTCGCCGCCGACCGGGCGCTGGAGGTGCTCCCGAACCGCTCCGTGCGGGTGCCGCTGATGGATGCGGGGCAGTTCCGCGAGCTGACGCGGGTGCGCGTCGTCGTCGAGGGCTTCGCCGCCGAGGAGGCGGCCCGCGCCCGCACGGAGGCCGATCTCGCGGCCGTCGCCCTGCAGGACGCGCTCTTCCGCGCCGAGGCCCGCGCGGCCTCGCCGAATTTCGAGCGGGCGGTGCGGGCGAACAAGGACCTGCATTTCGCCGTCTACGCGGCGGCGCGGATGCCGACGCTCCTGGCGATCATCGAGGGGCTGTGGCTGCGCGTCGGCCCGGTGCTGAACCTGGACATGCGGGTCTCGGGCCAGCGCCTCGCCGAAGGGGCGGCGGAGCGCCACCACGCGGCGCTGGTCGCGGCGATTCGCGCCCGGGACGGGGCGGCGGCGCGCGCCGCGCTCGTCGCCGACGTCGAGGGCGCGGCGGCGTTCATCGCGGGCAGCGGGCGGCTGCCCGAGGAGAGGAGGGAATGA
- a CDS encoding SDR family oxidoreductase translates to MEMGVAGLRVLVTAGAGGIGLEIALAFREEGARVHVCDVDAASLAALPDGITGTPADVADREAVARLFAEAQAALGGLDALVNNAGIAGPTGRVEEIGPEEWDRCLAVCLTGQFNCVRHAVPLLRASTNPSIANLSSAAGRFGFPLRSPYAAAKWGVIGFTKSLSRELGADGIRVNAILPGIVAGDRQRRVLEARAQQRSLSFAEAEAEAFRAASIKDYVTARQIADQILFLASPRGRTISGQALAVDGDLQMLA, encoded by the coding sequence ATGGAGATGGGTGTGGCGGGCCTTCGGGTCCTGGTGACGGCCGGGGCCGGCGGCATCGGCCTGGAGATCGCCCTCGCCTTCCGCGAGGAGGGCGCGCGGGTCCATGTCTGCGACGTGGACGCCGCCTCACTCGCCGCCCTGCCGGACGGCATCACCGGAACCCCGGCGGATGTCGCCGACCGGGAGGCCGTCGCGCGGCTCTTCGCGGAGGCGCAGGCGGCGCTCGGGGGGCTCGACGCCCTCGTCAACAATGCGGGCATCGCGGGCCCGACCGGGCGGGTGGAGGAGATCGGCCCGGAGGAGTGGGATCGCTGCCTCGCCGTCTGCCTCACCGGCCAGTTCAACTGCGTGCGCCACGCGGTGCCGCTGCTGCGCGCCAGCACCAACCCGTCGATCGCCAACCTGTCCTCGGCGGCCGGCCGCTTCGGCTTCCCCCTGCGCAGCCCCTACGCGGCGGCGAAATGGGGGGTGATCGGCTTCACCAAGTCCCTGTCGCGGGAACTCGGGGCGGACGGGATCCGGGTGAACGCCATCCTGCCGGGCATCGTGGCGGGGGACCGGCAGCGCCGCGTGCTGGAGGCCCGGGCCCAGCAGCGGAGTCTGAGCTTCGCGGAGGCCGAGGCCGAGGCGTTCCGGGCCGCCTCGATCAAGGACTACGTCACGGCCCGCCAGATCGCCGACCAGATCCTGTTCCTCGCCTCGCCGCGCGGGCGGACGATCTCGGGTCAGGCGCTCGCGGTCGACGGTGACCTGCAGATGCTGGCGTGA
- a CDS encoding ankyrin repeat domain-containing protein, translated as MPQDPPRPALDEETIAFAGRVFQLARGGYAAALEELLRMGLPANLRNDKGDTLVMLAAYHGQAEAVRVLLDHGADPEIANDRGQTPLSAASFKGALDTVATLLDGGAAVEGAGPDGRTALMVAAMFNRTEIVDLLLARGADPARRDASGQTAESMARAMDAPDTPDQLARAGTA; from the coding sequence ATGCCGCAGGATCCCCCGCGCCCCGCCCTCGACGAGGAGACGATCGCCTTCGCCGGCCGCGTCTTCCAGCTCGCCCGCGGCGGCTACGCGGCCGCGCTGGAGGAGTTGCTGCGCATGGGCCTGCCGGCGAACCTGCGCAACGACAAGGGCGACACGCTGGTGATGCTCGCCGCCTATCACGGGCAGGCGGAGGCGGTGCGCGTGCTCCTCGATCACGGCGCCGATCCGGAGATCGCCAACGACCGCGGGCAGACGCCGCTTTCCGCCGCGTCCTTCAAGGGAGCCCTCGACACGGTGGCGACGCTGCTCGACGGCGGCGCCGCGGTCGAGGGCGCCGGGCCGGACGGCCGCACCGCCCTGATGGTCGCGGCGATGTTCAACCGGACCGAGATCGTGGACCTGCTCCTCGCGCGCGGCGCCGATCCGGCGCGCCGGGACGCCTCCGGCCAGACCGCCGAGAGCATGGCCCGGGCCATGGATGCCCCGGACACCCCCGACCAGCTCGCGCGGGCCGGCACCGCCTGA
- a CDS encoding alpha-D-glucose phosphate-specific phosphoglucomutase, with translation MTVRAVPTTPFPDQKPGTSGLRKKVPVYRQPGYAENFLQAIFDSVEGREGATLVVGGDGRYLNREVVQTVLRMAAANGFARILVGRSGLLSTPAASHLIRKHRAIGGIILSASHNPGGPEGDFGIKFNTANGGPAPEAVTEAIYARTRSLSAYRIVESPDIDLDRIGECRVGDAQVAVIDPVAEYVALIETLIDLPRIAAMVRSGFRMRFDAMSAVTGPYAREILERRLGMPAGTVVNAEPLPDFGGHHPDPNPVHARDLMVLMHGPEAPDFGAASDGDGDRNMIVAPGLFVTPSDSLAVLAAHAHLAPGYAAGLAGVARSMPTSRAVDRVAARLGIPAFETPTGWKFFGNLLDAGRITLCGEESAGTGSNHVREKDGLWAVLLWLNILAATGKPADRILREHWASYGRDYYARHDYEEVDAAAAEGLMQALRDALPDLPGRRIGPLTVEAADDFAYADPVDGSVTRRQGVRILFREDARAVFRLSGTGTVGATLRIYLERFEPNPDRHDLPTTEVLAPVAAAAEAIAGIAARTGRRAPSVVT, from the coding sequence ATGACCGTTCGCGCCGTCCCGACCACGCCCTTTCCCGACCAGAAGCCCGGCACGTCGGGCTTGCGCAAGAAGGTGCCGGTGTACCGGCAGCCCGGCTACGCGGAGAACTTCCTGCAGGCGATCTTCGACAGCGTCGAGGGCCGCGAGGGCGCGACCCTCGTGGTCGGGGGCGACGGGCGCTACCTCAACCGCGAGGTGGTGCAGACGGTCCTTCGGATGGCCGCGGCCAACGGCTTCGCCCGCATCCTGGTCGGCCGGTCCGGCCTCCTGTCGACCCCGGCGGCCTCGCACCTGATCCGGAAGCACCGGGCGATCGGCGGGATCATCCTCTCGGCGAGCCACAATCCCGGCGGGCCCGAGGGCGATTTCGGGATCAAGTTCAACACTGCCAATGGCGGGCCCGCCCCCGAGGCGGTGACCGAGGCGATCTACGCCCGCACCCGCAGCCTCAGCGCCTACCGCATCGTCGAGAGCCCCGACATCGACCTCGACCGGATCGGCGAGTGCCGCGTCGGCGACGCGCAGGTCGCGGTGATCGATCCCGTGGCCGAGTACGTCGCCCTGATCGAGACGCTGATCGACCTGCCCCGCATCGCCGCGATGGTCCGGTCGGGATTCCGGATGCGCTTCGACGCGATGAGTGCGGTGACCGGGCCCTACGCGCGGGAGATCCTGGAGCGCCGCCTCGGCATGCCGGCGGGCACGGTCGTCAACGCCGAGCCGCTCCCGGATTTCGGCGGGCACCATCCCGACCCGAACCCCGTCCATGCCCGCGACCTGATGGTGCTGATGCACGGGCCCGAGGCGCCGGATTTCGGCGCCGCCTCGGACGGCGACGGGGACCGCAACATGATCGTGGCGCCGGGCCTGTTCGTCACGCCGAGCGACAGCCTCGCCGTGCTTGCCGCCCACGCCCACCTGGCGCCGGGCTACGCGGCGGGGCTGGCCGGGGTCGCCCGCTCGATGCCGACGAGCCGCGCCGTCGACCGCGTCGCGGCCCGCCTCGGCATCCCGGCCTTCGAGACCCCGACCGGCTGGAAGTTCTTCGGCAACCTCCTCGACGCCGGCCGGATCACGCTCTGCGGCGAGGAGAGCGCCGGCACCGGCTCGAATCACGTGCGCGAGAAGGACGGGCTCTGGGCCGTGCTGCTCTGGCTCAACATCCTGGCGGCGACCGGCAAGCCGGCCGACCGGATCCTGCGCGAGCATTGGGCCAGCTACGGCCGCGACTACTACGCCCGCCACGACTACGAGGAGGTGGATGCGGCCGCCGCCGAGGGCCTGATGCAGGCCCTGCGCGACGCCCTGCCGGATCTCCCGGGCCGCCGCATCGGCCCGCTCACCGTCGAGGCGGCGGACGACTTCGCCTATGCGGACCCGGTCGACGGCTCCGTGACCCGCCGCCAGGGCGTGCGGATCCTGTTCCGCGAGGATGCCCGCGCGGTCTTCCGCCTCTCCGGCACCGGCACGGTCGGAGCCACGCTGCGCATCTACCTGGAGCGCTTCGAGCCGAACCCGGACCGGCACGACCTTCCGACCACCGAGGTGCTCGCCCCGGTCGCGGCCGCCGCCGAGGCGATCGCCGGGATCGCCGCCCGCACCGGCCGGCGCGCGCCCTCCGTCGTGACCTGA
- a CDS encoding IclR family transcriptional regulator has protein sequence MAAGLLRRILDLVELLAAHPRGLHLQAIADALAMPKSGTHRLLADLSSYDYATQDPDSGRYLLTTKLATLGLKHLAASGVVDVAQPVLNRLAERSGELVRLAVVDYPRLVWVAKAQGARTGLRYDGDMGAEASLSTTSTGIVWLAHLPEEEAVALVLRQGFRPPGTAGPNAPRTLPALLALVEAARRRGYAWVHETHAAGTAAMAANIVDPASGRALGNVSIAGPSARLTEACRDALAPDLLEAAATLSALGPLSDYLGALAGGRARDAARSG, from the coding sequence ATGGCGGCCGGATTGCTGCGACGGATCCTTGATCTGGTGGAGTTGCTCGCCGCCCACCCGCGCGGGCTTCACCTCCAGGCGATCGCCGACGCGCTCGCCATGCCGAAGAGCGGCACCCACCGGCTCCTCGCGGACCTCTCGTCCTACGATTACGCCACCCAGGATCCCGACAGCGGCCGCTACCTGCTCACCACCAAGCTGGCGACGCTCGGCCTCAAGCACCTCGCGGCGTCCGGCGTGGTGGACGTGGCCCAGCCCGTCCTGAACCGTCTCGCCGAGCGCAGCGGCGAACTCGTCCGCCTCGCGGTGGTGGATTATCCCCGCCTCGTCTGGGTGGCGAAGGCCCAGGGCGCCCGCACGGGTCTGCGCTACGACGGCGACATGGGGGCGGAGGCGAGCCTGTCGACCACCTCCACGGGGATCGTCTGGCTCGCGCACCTCCCGGAGGAGGAGGCGGTGGCGCTCGTGCTGCGCCAGGGTTTCCGCCCGCCGGGCACGGCCGGGCCGAACGCCCCGCGCACGCTCCCGGCCCTCCTCGCCCTGGTCGAGGCCGCCCGCCGCCGCGGCTATGCCTGGGTCCACGAGACCCACGCGGCCGGCACCGCCGCGATGGCGGCCAACATCGTCGATCCGGCGAGCGGGCGGGCGCTCGGCAATGTCAGCATCGCCGGACCGAGCGCGCGGCTGACCGAAGCCTGCCGGGACGCGCTGGCCCCGGACCTGCTGGAGGCCGCCGCCACGCTCTCCGCCCTCGGCCCGCTCTCGGATTATCTCGGGGCGCTCGCCGGAGGGCGGGCGCGCGACGCCGCGCGCTCCGGGTGA
- the pcaH gene encoding protocatechuate 3,4-dioxygenase subunit beta: MTALDREFLQRDRRIHPPAYTPDYKTSVLRSPQRALISLQSSLSEVTGPVFGQGELGPLDNDLILNYAKDGEPVGERILVHGLVRDENGRGVPHTLVEFWQANAGGRYRHRNDRYLAPIDPNFGGCGRALTDENGYYYFRTIKPGPYPWRNFLNSWRPAHIHFSVFGSGFAQRLITQMYFEGDPLIWRDPMVLGIPDRAAAERLIAPLDLESAVPLDMLAYRFDIVLRGRQQTLFENKLQGN, translated from the coding sequence ATGACGGCCCTGGACCGGGAATTCCTGCAGCGCGACCGGCGCATCCACCCGCCGGCCTACACGCCGGATTACAAGACGAGCGTGCTGCGCTCGCCGCAGCGGGCCTTGATCTCGCTGCAATCGTCGCTGTCGGAGGTGACCGGCCCGGTCTTCGGCCAGGGCGAGCTCGGCCCGCTCGATAACGACCTGATCCTCAACTACGCGAAGGACGGCGAGCCGGTCGGCGAGCGCATCCTCGTGCACGGCCTCGTGCGCGACGAGAACGGCCGCGGCGTGCCCCACACCCTGGTCGAGTTCTGGCAGGCCAATGCGGGCGGGCGCTACCGCCACCGCAACGACCGCTACCTCGCGCCGATCGACCCGAATTTCGGCGGCTGCGGCCGGGCGCTCACCGACGAGAACGGCTACTACTACTTCCGCACCATCAAGCCCGGACCATATCCGTGGCGCAACTTCCTGAACTCGTGGCGCCCGGCCCACATCCACTTCTCGGTGTTCGGCTCCGGCTTCGCCCAGCGCCTGATCACCCAGATGTATTTCGAGGGCGACCCCCTGATCTGGCGCGACCCGATGGTGCTGGGCATCCCCGACCGCGCCGCGGCCGAGCGGCTGATCGCGCCCCTCGACCTCGAATCCGCGGTGCCGCTCGACATGCTGGCCTACCGCTTCGACATCGTCCTGCGCGGGCGCCAGCAGACGCTCTTCGAGAACAAGCTGCAGGGGAATTGA
- the pcaG gene encoding protocatechuate 3,4-dioxygenase subunit alpha, with protein MRLPFERLSETASQTAGPYVHIGLIPHQAGFDIFETNFSNVLVGPATEGERIRIAGRVLDGAEEPVRDVLVEIWQANAAGRYNHPADQQEGKPLDPSFRGWGRTGSDFETGIWTFETIKPGPVAGRMGHRPMAPHINLWIAARGINIGLQTRLYFPDEAEANADDPVLGLIEQRSRRETLIARREARDLPTYVFDIRLQGPQETVFFDV; from the coding sequence ATGCGACTGCCCTTCGAGCGCCTGAGCGAGACGGCCTCGCAGACCGCGGGACCCTACGTGCATATCGGCCTGATCCCGCACCAGGCCGGCTTCGACATCTTCGAGACCAATTTCTCGAACGTGCTGGTCGGCCCGGCCACCGAGGGCGAGCGCATCCGCATCGCGGGCCGCGTCCTCGACGGGGCCGAGGAGCCGGTGCGCGACGTTCTGGTGGAGATCTGGCAGGCCAACGCGGCCGGCCGCTACAATCACCCGGCCGATCAGCAGGAGGGCAAGCCCCTCGATCCGAGTTTCCGGGGCTGGGGCCGCACGGGCTCGGACTTCGAGACCGGGATCTGGACCTTCGAGACGATCAAGCCGGGCCCCGTCGCCGGGCGAATGGGCCACCGGCCCATGGCCCCGCACATCAATCTCTGGATCGCCGCCCGCGGCATCAACATCGGGCTGCAGACCCGGCTCTACTTCCCCGACGAGGCGGAGGCGAATGCGGACGATCCGGTGCTCGGACTGATCGAGCAGCGCTCCCGGCGCGAGACGCTGATCGCCCGGCGCGAGGCGCGCGACCTGCCGACCTACGTCTTCGACATCCGGCTCCAGGGCCCCCAGGAAACCGTCTTCTTCGACGTCTGA